From the Lysinibacillus fusiformis genome, the window AGCAGTACCTGAAGAATGGTCAGCCGTACAACTAGTATCAGGACAAACAGGGTATGTTCGAACAAAATGGCTACAGCCTAAAATAACAGTACAGTCATTATCGGAGCAGCAGTTCCGAGAAAATGTTGTGGAAACAGCGCTCAGCTATTTAACGGCCCCTTATCGCTGGGGTGGCAAATCGCCATTCGGTATTGATTGCTCTGGTTTGTGTTCGATGGCCTATCTGTTAAACGGTGTCTATATTTATCGAGATGCCCGAATAGTAGAGGGCTTCCCGATCGTTAGCATCGACCAAGACCAGATGCAGAAGGGTGATTTAATCTATTTTCCAGGTCATATTGCTTTATATATGGGAAATGATTTGTATGTCCATTCATCGTTGGGTGGTAATGAAGTAACGGTTAATAGTTTAGATGCCAAACATCCCCTCTATCGACAGGATTTAGCCACGACCATACTAGCAGTAGGTACTTTATTTAACGCACAGAAGGACTAGCTGAGCTCCCTACTAGAATGATGCTTGAGGGTCATCCCCATTTTCAGGATGATGAACGTACTGAGCTGGATCAGTACTAATCCGATGAGCTGCCATAAGCCGATTAAAAATGTACGCATGCATAAATCAAAGGCTGCTTCACCTGGGGGCATATCTGGATAGGGCTCTAATTGCCAATAATGCCACACAAAATAACAGGCTAAAGAGGTGCCTTGTCCGACATAGATAAAGACCCAATGAATAGAAGATGCTACTCTTTGTCGACTACACCATAGCAAGAGGTTCAATAAAATAATAAGCGTGGGGAAAATAATAAGATGAAAAGAACCCTCCGCTATTTTTGTCATGAAATATAGATTGTAGCTAAGCTGAATCAATGGCAAGAGCACAAGGTTCACGGCGAGAAGACGGAGCAATTGTGTACGCTTCACTGTTTTCCTGTCCTTTCTGTAATTTTACATGAAGACGTTTGCCAAACGGATTAGTTCCATGAGAAAAAACGTCCATACTCGTTGGTGAGTCATGGACGTTTTGGGTTAATAATGATAAATATTGAGTTGTTGGCCTGCCTCCAGTCGATCTGTTCGAAGCTGATTCCATTGTTTCAGTGATGTCACTTTCACATTATAGGCTTCTGCAATCTTCATAAGTGAATCGCCATCAGCCACCGTAATGGTTTTCTTATCTTTTACTGGACTATCATATTGTTGCAGGTCATATTTTGCGATCAATGTATTTAATTTTTCATTGTAAGCCGAATCAGTTGCATAAGAGCCTGTTAAAAATTTCGTTGCATCTGTATAGACCGTCGTGTTGCTTTTGAAAACGCCTGCGTAAAAATCTTTATTCCAAGAAACCCCATTTCGCATTAATTTTACATAATCCTGCATGGATGCCTCATAGGAAGGGTATTTGCGGAAGGCAGCCATGATCGTGGAAAGATTGCCTGACCCATCATCCTCTGTTGTTTCGAGTGTGACGGAATTATTTTGGTAGCTGCCTTTCATACCGAATAGATTATAATTAGGGGCAGAGCCAAGTCCACTTTGCCCATGCTCACTTTCTAGAATTGCCTGAGCAATCATCACGGATGCATATAAGTCATTGTCAGCACCAAGATCTCGTGCCGTTTCTGCAATCTCACCGATAAACTCTTCCACACTTGGACGATCATCAATAACCACAGACTCTTCTCTTTCAGTCGTATTAAATAACTGTGTCACCATATAAAACGAAATACAAATAACAACAACGGCAATCATAAGTCCTTTAAAAAAATTTAGCACGTATTTCATTGTAGCTGGATGTTGGTCGTGACCACATCTCCCTCCCTTCTATTAAAAGTTTAGCTATCTCTCATTATTACAGAGAGTGAAAGAGATGTATAGTTGAATAGACTTCATCATTAATAGAACGTTTCTTGCCTTAATTAGTTCCGATATCTATCTTAAAATTCTGAGACATAAATTGTTTGAATATCTCAAAATATCGCTCGGACGCTTCCCATTGTGTCGTGTTCAAATAGGATAGCTCTTGACGACCAACATCGTTAGGAGGCTGATAATGACGGGAAACATAGGTTTCATTTTCGAGCGTATAAAAATAATAGGCTTCGTCAGGCGTCTGAATTTCAATACGAGCATGTATACTATCACCATCCTCATCTAAATAGGCTTGACGGAAGCTATAGCATTTGGAACCATCCCAGAATCCATCATGCTCCTCGTCTAAATCCTGAATTGCAGGATGCTGGAACATTTGGTGTACATCTCGCACCTCGATTGTATGCAAGTAAAGCTCTGCTACATTGATGCAAGTTAACAGCATCAGCCAGTGCTCCTGAATATCCACTAAATGCTCCTGTGATGATTCTGTAATATCCCACCATTCAGCTTCTTCATCTAGCGTTTTTGTCAGGAGGGAGACGGATTGATCATCATTAAGCCAAATAAAATAGTGACACTGTGCGGTCTTCATATAAACACTGTCATTGCGTACATCACCATCAGCATTGGTATGTGCACGCTGGATCATGAAATAAACATCCTGTTCCGTCAAATCGAATGAAGGATTGTCAGGTGTCATCAGAATACATGAAGTCAGCTTTAGTATGTTTTCCGCATTAATCGAAGGGTGCGTGAAATAAATAGGAGATGCTATTGTCCTTTGAGGAACGCTTGTAAATTGAGTGAGTGCGGAACGTCCTTCTTTAAGAATTTGCACAAGTGAAGTGAAGGAAAAGCCGATGTCATCCTCATCCTCAGGAAAAAATATCTCTTCTATTAAAATGTCTTCAATACGGATAGGGAGTTCCTGAAAAACGCCATCTCCGTGCCATATATTTACGATACAAGGAATCGACTTCTTGCCCTTTACGCTGATGCGATACTCATCATCCTGAACCAATATTGCTGCCTGAAGATTGCCATTCACAATCGTTTCGCCATGATTGTATGAGCCACATAAAATATTCTCGACCGTCAGATGCCCGTGCACATAGATTTCCTGACCACCTATTGCTATATTTTTAGCCATTACATTGCCCATCACCATCAGCCCAATTGCACCATCTGTCTCTAAATTATAGAGGGTGTCTACGGTTAAATGGCCATTGATGAAAATGAGAATGGTCTTGTCCTGCTGTGGAAAAGGCATATCCCAGTCCAAATTAAGGGAGGAGAGTGTCAAATCGCCCTCATAGTACGCTACTAGATCATCTTCACTAAAATCCTTGTAAAACTTTGCCCACCAAGAGTCTGCTGGAAACCTTTGAGCTAGTTGTGAAATCGCCATAAACT encodes:
- a CDS encoding glucosaminidase domain-containing protein — its product is MIAVVVICISFYMVTQLFNTTEREESVVIDDRPSVEEFIGEIAETARDLGADNDLYASVMIAQAILESEHGQSGLGSAPNYNLFGMKGSYQNNSVTLETTEDDGSGNLSTIMAAFRKYPSYEASMQDYVKLMRNGVSWNKDFYAGVFKSNTTVYTDATKFLTGSYATDSAYNEKLNTLIAKYDLQQYDSPVKDKKTITVADGDSLMKIAEAYNVKVTSLKQWNQLRTDRLEAGQQLNIYHY
- a CDS encoding C40 family peptidase translates to MMAIVTAMMASLHAMPDKASELVDEVLYGMTVEIVSDVNEAWVFIRTAYRYEGYCQRAHLLQEATLASTWQQEAQHVICQSFADVLQQPRIQSTKLLTLVKGSSIRVMSDEAVPEEWSAVQLVSGQTGYVRTKWLQPKITVQSLSEQQFRENVVETALSYLTAPYRWGGKSPFGIDCSGLCSMAYLLNGVYIYRDARIVEGFPIVSIDQDQMQKGDLIYFPGHIALYMGNDLYVHSSLGGNEVTVNSLDAKHPLYRQDLATTILAVGTLFNAQKD